A genomic stretch from Lysobacter ciconiae includes:
- a CDS encoding C39 family peptidase, whose product MTHERGGPIHAALLLAALALTNPIAAEASALTVQAPHGGSYSLPITSLKEARFKTTIAQRFDFSCGSAATATLLTYQYGHPVTEQDVFVQMYRHGDQPKIRAEGFSLLDMRRYLASLGFTADGFELPLDKLLEEGLPAIVLLNDRGYRHFVVVKGLRNGRVLLGDPARGTRAMSLRRFNALWDNGVLFVVHNQRDDARFNLARDWRTAPPAPLDAGLGRRGLDDIVRPKFGPGDS is encoded by the coding sequence TTGACGCATGAGAGGGGCGGCCCGATCCACGCGGCACTGCTGCTCGCGGCGCTCGCGCTCACGAACCCGATCGCGGCCGAGGCCTCGGCCCTGACGGTCCAGGCACCGCACGGAGGCAGCTACTCGTTGCCGATCACCAGCCTGAAAGAGGCGCGATTCAAGACCACGATCGCGCAGCGTTTCGACTTCAGTTGTGGCTCCGCGGCCACCGCAACCCTGTTGACCTACCAGTACGGCCATCCGGTCACGGAACAGGATGTGTTCGTGCAGATGTACCGGCATGGTGACCAGCCAAAGATCCGCGCGGAGGGATTTTCGCTGCTCGACATGCGGCGCTACCTGGCGTCCCTGGGGTTCACTGCGGACGGCTTTGAATTGCCGCTGGACAAGCTGCTGGAGGAGGGACTGCCGGCCATCGTCCTGCTCAACGACCGCGGCTACCGGCACTTTGTCGTGGTCAAGGGCCTGCGCAACGGCCGCGTGCTGCTGGGCGACCCGGCACGCGGGACCCGGGCCATGTCACTGCGGCGGTTCAATGCGCTGTGGGACAACGGCGTGCTTTTCGTCGTCCACAACCAGCGCGACGACGCCCGCTTCAACCTGGCACGTGACTGGCGCACCGCCCCGCCGGCGCCGCTGGACGCCGGCCTTGGCCGCCGCGGCCTTGACGACATTGTGCGGCCCAAGTTCGGCCCGGGGGATTCGTGA
- a CDS encoding NAD(P)/FAD-dependent oxidoreductase produces MKKDIFVIGGGIGGTMTANSLVAKLYPEIRRGEVRVSLISNSPWHYYKPAFMYVAFGMFYKNELRRRQTSLLRPEVNFILDEVSAFDFKDSRLRTKSGADHSYDYLVVSTGCIPSPERIEGLAEGGDHFYQHDPALKLYNKLRTIEKGRIFIGVTFPQTPNVPHQCGIAPMETTLMLDDLLRKRGVRDQVEIVYTYPTISQLLRNCLFLQRDVGEVLPGVFESKGIEYKRGFTLNRVDPDAKVAYSEEGGEEPFDILMQTPPIRAVDAVLNSGISQAPNNEGWLPTDRLTLQMDGFPNVFPMGDTVDLPISKAGGSCHNQAPVICDNIAGLIRLGHTVAEYDGKVQAIAQMGLEAGMPLWYDYDKDVQPTPATKIGGLMRKGFNRGVYWSVARGLV; encoded by the coding sequence GTGAAAAAGGATATTTTCGTGATCGGCGGAGGGATCGGCGGCACCATGACCGCCAACAGCCTCGTCGCCAAACTCTATCCGGAGATCCGTCGCGGCGAAGTTCGCGTATCCCTGATTTCCAATAGCCCGTGGCATTACTACAAGCCGGCCTTCATGTACGTGGCCTTTGGCATGTTCTACAAGAACGAACTGCGCCGCCGGCAGACGTCGCTGCTGCGCCCGGAGGTGAATTTCATCCTTGACGAGGTCAGCGCGTTCGACTTCAAGGACAGCCGCCTGCGCACCAAATCGGGCGCCGACCACAGCTACGACTACCTGGTGGTGTCGACCGGCTGCATCCCCTCCCCCGAGCGCATCGAAGGCCTCGCCGAGGGCGGCGACCACTTCTACCAGCACGATCCCGCGCTGAAGCTTTACAACAAGCTGCGAACGATCGAGAAGGGCCGCATCTTCATCGGCGTGACCTTCCCGCAGACGCCCAACGTGCCCCATCAGTGCGGTATCGCGCCGATGGAGACCACCCTGATGCTGGACGATCTGCTGCGCAAGCGCGGCGTTCGCGACCAGGTGGAGATCGTCTACACCTACCCGACCATCTCCCAGCTGCTGCGCAACTGCCTGTTCCTGCAACGGGACGTCGGCGAGGTTCTTCCGGGCGTGTTCGAGTCCAAGGGGATCGAGTACAAGCGCGGCTTCACGCTCAATCGCGTCGACCCGGACGCCAAGGTCGCCTACTCCGAGGAAGGTGGCGAGGAGCCCTTCGACATCCTGATGCAGACTCCGCCGATCCGCGCGGTCGATGCGGTGCTCAATTCCGGCATCTCGCAGGCGCCCAACAACGAAGGCTGGCTGCCGACCGATCGCCTGACGCTGCAGATGGACGGGTTCCCCAACGTATTCCCGATGGGCGATACGGTGGACCTGCCGATCAGCAAGGCCGGCGGCAGCTGCCACAACCAGGCGCCGGTGATCTGCGACAACATCGCGGGACTCATCCGACTGGGGCACACGGTGGCCGAATACGACGGCAAGGTGCAGGCAATCGCGCAGATGGGACTGGAGGCGGGCATGCCGCTCTGGTACGACTACGACAAGGACGTGCAACCCACCCCGGCCACCAAGATCGGCGGGCTGATGCGCAAGGGATTCAACCGCGGCGTGTACTGGTCCGTCGCCCGTGGCCTGGTCTGA
- a CDS encoding acetate kinase, producing MSKRMRHMVALALLAPCLTLLGTGRARAQDGGADTGQGDRLDSLQLRLDQQTVQLEDLRSQLQVQEHSVAELRQTLADERLAGARARGVVGTTQDAERPNATGASVASADNARSAQDPERRPQPVGRAPEQDLRPPEVAQIFEQPGVLTPPGKFVLEPSLQYGYSSSNRVALVGYTVIPAILIGLIDVRQVKTTTGTATMTARYGLSNRLELEARVPYVYTSAGTVSREIFTGSALDKVFNAHGEGIGDVEATVRYQLNRGGPDKAFYVGWLRYKSNTGKDPFEVVTDCVTRCVANATGTGLPLQLPTGSGFQSIQPGLTWLYPSDPVVFFGSFSYLHNFARHDVSRTVLTGAPEGYPQTATDPIGDVDAGDIWGFNVGMGLALNEKASISIGYDTSLVGKTQQNGADAPGAVRVTLGTLLLGASYRYSERYTLNVSLGVGVTRDTPDATLTARVPMTF from the coding sequence ATGAGCAAACGGATGCGGCACATGGTGGCCCTTGCGTTGCTGGCGCCCTGCCTGACGCTGCTGGGCACCGGCAGGGCGAGGGCGCAGGACGGCGGGGCGGATACGGGCCAGGGCGACCGTCTGGACTCGCTGCAGCTGCGCCTGGATCAGCAAACGGTCCAGCTGGAGGATCTTCGGTCGCAACTGCAGGTCCAGGAACACAGCGTTGCCGAGCTTCGCCAGACGCTCGCCGATGAGCGGCTGGCCGGAGCTCGCGCGCGCGGTGTGGTCGGTACGACGCAGGACGCCGAACGACCGAACGCGACGGGGGCGTCCGTCGCGTCGGCCGACAACGCCCGATCCGCCCAAGACCCCGAACGCCGGCCGCAGCCGGTCGGCCGTGCGCCGGAACAGGACCTGCGGCCGCCTGAAGTCGCACAGATATTCGAACAGCCCGGCGTGCTGACTCCGCCGGGCAAGTTCGTCCTGGAACCGTCGCTGCAATACGGCTATTCCTCCAGCAACCGCGTCGCCCTGGTCGGCTATACGGTCATTCCGGCGATCCTGATCGGACTGATCGACGTGCGCCAGGTCAAGACCACCACCGGCACGGCCACCATGACCGCGCGTTACGGGCTGAGTAACCGCTTGGAGCTCGAAGCGCGGGTCCCCTACGTCTACACCAGCGCGGGTACGGTGAGCCGGGAGATCTTTACCGGCAGCGCGCTCGACAAGGTGTTCAACGCCCATGGCGAAGGGATCGGTGATGTGGAGGCGACCGTCCGCTACCAGTTGAACCGGGGCGGGCCGGACAAAGCGTTCTACGTTGGCTGGCTGCGCTACAAATCCAATACCGGCAAGGACCCGTTCGAAGTGGTCACAGACTGCGTGACCCGCTGCGTCGCCAACGCGACCGGAACCGGATTGCCGCTGCAACTGCCGACGGGCAGCGGTTTCCAGTCCATCCAGCCCGGGCTCACGTGGCTGTACCCCTCGGACCCGGTCGTATTTTTTGGCAGCTTCAGTTACCTGCACAATTTCGCCCGTCACGACGTGTCGCGAACCGTGCTTACCGGCGCGCCCGAGGGCTATCCCCAGACGGCCACCGATCCGATTGGCGACGTCGACGCGGGCGATATCTGGGGCTTCAACGTCGGGATGGGGCTGGCGCTGAACGAGAAAGCGTCGATCAGCATCGGCTACGACACCAGCCTGGTCGGCAAGACCCAGCAGAACGGGGCAGACGCGCCCGGCGCGGTGCGCGTCACCCTGGGCACGCTGCTGCTTGGCGCGTCCTACCGCTACAGCGAGCGCTACACGCTCAATGTCTCGCTAGGGGTCGGCGTGACCCGCGACACGCCTGATGCCACCCTGACGGCGCGGGTTCCCATGACGTTCTGA
- a CDS encoding iron-sulfur cluster assembly scaffold protein, producing the protein METLYKALKKYVPRVRKDKRLLAPPARTVDVYSELCGSKLTLDAEIVDGRVADVGYRVRACSLGQAATAIAAQRAIGMDAAGLARVQTQLEKLLSGSSEPDAPLDWPEVEIFAAARQHSARHGAILLPFVAFQKLFANDDAPGGGATEGESV; encoded by the coding sequence ATGGAAACGCTTTACAAGGCACTGAAGAAGTACGTGCCGCGGGTGCGAAAAGACAAACGCCTGCTGGCGCCGCCTGCCCGCACTGTTGACGTATACAGCGAGCTCTGCGGCAGCAAATTGACCCTCGATGCGGAAATAGTGGACGGTCGTGTTGCCGACGTCGGTTACCGCGTCCGCGCCTGCTCGCTGGGACAGGCCGCCACCGCCATCGCCGCGCAGCGCGCGATCGGCATGGACGCCGCCGGCCTGGCTCGCGTCCAGACCCAGCTTGAGAAACTACTTTCGGGTTCATCCGAACCCGATGCCCCACTCGACTGGCCTGAAGTCGAGATTTTCGCCGCCGCCAGGCAGCACAGTGCGCGACATGGAGCGATTTTGCTGCCGTTTGTCGCGTTCCAGAAACTGTTCGCCAATGACGACGCCCCTGGCGGAGGCGCAACTGAAGGAGAGTCCGTGTGA
- a CDS encoding DNA-3-methyladenine glycosylase: MPLDFYQRPATELAPALLNKLLVTTDGRAGRIVEVEAYTDSGDPASHSHRGPTLRNATMFGPPGHLYVYLSYGIHWCANVVCGQEGQGTAVLIRALEPVAGLERMREARGKARSDLDLCRGPARLAQALGISGEDDGTDLLRGPIRLLGDGCPPPPHPVSSPRIGITRATELPWRWYVPGNPHVSRLSGTSRPR; this comes from the coding sequence TTGCCCCTGGACTTCTACCAGCGACCGGCGACCGAACTGGCGCCGGCGCTGCTGAACAAGTTGCTGGTGACCACGGACGGTCGCGCCGGTCGGATCGTCGAAGTCGAGGCCTACACCGATTCCGGCGATCCGGCGTCCCATTCCCACCGCGGACCGACGCTTCGCAACGCGACGATGTTCGGCCCGCCTGGCCACCTGTACGTCTATCTCAGCTACGGCATCCACTGGTGTGCGAACGTGGTCTGCGGCCAGGAGGGACAGGGCACTGCGGTGCTGATCCGCGCTCTGGAGCCGGTTGCCGGGCTGGAGCGGATGCGGGAGGCGCGGGGCAAGGCGCGCAGCGACCTGGACCTGTGCCGCGGCCCTGCGCGGCTCGCCCAGGCATTGGGCATCAGTGGCGAGGATGACGGCACCGACCTGCTCCGCGGCCCGATCCGGCTGCTTGGGGACGGCTGCCCTCCCCCGCCGCACCCGGTTTCCAGCCCACGGATAGGCATTACCCGCGCGACCGAACTGCCGTGGCGCTGGTACGTGCCCGGCAATCCGCACGTGTCCCGGCTGTCGGGGACTTCACGCCCGCGCTAG